From Pseudomonas sp. G.S.17, the proteins below share one genomic window:
- a CDS encoding response regulator yields the protein MRILLVDDDPVLALLAAATLADEHEVIGPAYDASHALLLAAQYKADVAFVDINLNGHDEGIALARGLWARHGVASLFVSGQVGAARAHADAAIGLLRKPYAPEDLNQCALIAQAILAGQSLSTLHPPGSLEIFSTAFLRSASG from the coding sequence ATGCGTATTCTTCTGGTAGACGACGATCCGGTACTGGCCTTGCTCGCGGCAGCAACCTTGGCGGATGAGCATGAAGTCATCGGACCTGCCTACGACGCGTCGCACGCCTTGCTGTTGGCGGCGCAGTACAAGGCTGACGTGGCATTCGTCGATATCAACCTCAACGGCCACGACGAAGGCATTGCCCTGGCCCGCGGTCTCTGGGCCAGGCATGGGGTCGCCTCGCTGTTCGTCAGCGGCCAGGTCGGCGCAGCGCGGGCGCACGCCGATGCAGCAATAGGCCTGCTGCGTAAACCCTATGCCCCGGAAGACCTCAATCAGTGCGCGTTGATCGCCCAGGCCATTCTTGCTGGCCAGTCATTGAGTACCCTGCACCCACCCGGCTCACTGGAAATTTTCAGCACCGCCTTTCTACGCAGCGCCAGCGGATGA
- a CDS encoding NahK/ErcS family hybrid sensor histidine kinase/response regulator, with translation MAKPSDERQSALTALLGLGNHSTRKSHYPELTVRLEELEKERNRYKWLFEHAVHGIFQASLQQGLLAANPALARMLGYDDPQQVLFSLADLAGSLFIGGQAETDAIGHVLQREGSLLGYETRLRRNDGSWLDVLMNLLLKPDEDGIFEGFVADITERKLAQQRLQQLNDELEQRVAARTDELLVARDAAQAANRSKDKYLAAASHDLLQPLNAARLLISTLRERALPDAEHILVERTHQALEGAEDLLTDLLDISKLDQAAVKPDVELYRLDELLAPLASEFQSVAQASGLSFRAHIGDFAVYTDLRLLTRILRNFLSNACRYTASGGILLGARRRGDSLRLEVWDTGRGIADDRLESIFLEFNQLDVGRAADRKGVGLGLAIVERIAKILGYRVQVKSRPGVGSRFSIDVPLSDEIPVPVSVVVQQQSGTGNPLPGRRLLVLDNELSILESMAALLGQWGCEVLTASDEASAYRVLEGRPPELILADFNLDHGVTGCQVVRGLREYFGQEIPAVMITADRSDQCRRSLQKLGAPLLNKPVKPGKLRAVLSQLLG, from the coding sequence ATGGCGAAGCCCTCTGACGAGCGGCAAAGCGCGCTGACCGCGTTGCTTGGACTGGGCAACCATTCGACGCGCAAGAGCCATTATCCCGAGTTGACGGTGCGGCTCGAGGAGCTGGAAAAGGAGCGCAACCGCTACAAATGGCTGTTCGAGCATGCCGTTCACGGGATTTTCCAGGCCAGCCTGCAACAGGGGTTGCTGGCCGCCAACCCGGCACTGGCGCGCATGCTCGGCTACGACGATCCGCAGCAAGTGCTGTTTTCCCTGGCTGATCTGGCCGGCAGCCTGTTTATCGGCGGGCAGGCTGAAACGGACGCTATCGGCCACGTCCTGCAACGCGAAGGCAGCTTGCTGGGCTACGAAACCCGGCTGCGCCGCAATGACGGCAGCTGGCTCGACGTATTGATGAACCTGCTGCTCAAACCCGATGAAGACGGCATTTTCGAGGGCTTCGTCGCCGACATCACCGAGCGCAAGCTGGCGCAGCAGCGCCTGCAACAACTCAACGACGAACTGGAGCAGCGTGTCGCCGCCCGCACCGACGAGTTGTTGGTGGCCAGGGACGCAGCCCAGGCCGCCAATCGCAGCAAGGACAAATACCTGGCCGCCGCCAGTCATGACCTGTTGCAACCCTTGAACGCGGCGCGGTTGTTGATCTCCACCTTGCGCGAGCGCGCCTTGCCGGATGCGGAACACATCCTGGTGGAACGCACCCATCAGGCACTGGAAGGCGCCGAAGACCTGCTCACCGATCTGCTGGACATCTCCAAGCTGGATCAGGCGGCAGTCAAGCCGGACGTGGAGTTGTATCGGCTGGATGAACTGCTGGCACCGCTGGCTTCGGAATTTCAGTCAGTGGCGCAAGCCTCAGGCTTGAGCTTTCGCGCGCACATCGGCGATTTTGCGGTGTACACCGACCTGCGACTGTTGACCCGAATCCTGCGTAATTTCCTCAGCAATGCCTGCCGTTACACCGCTTCAGGCGGCATCCTGCTGGGCGCCAGACGGCGCGGCGACTCTCTGCGTCTGGAAGTCTGGGATACCGGGCGCGGCATCGCCGACGATCGGCTGGAATCGATCTTCCTCGAATTCAATCAGCTGGATGTGGGCCGCGCCGCCGACCGCAAAGGCGTGGGCCTCGGGTTGGCGATTGTCGAGCGGATCGCGAAGATTCTCGGCTATCGGGTGCAGGTCAAATCCCGGCCGGGCGTGGGCTCGCGTTTCAGCATCGACGTGCCGCTGTCCGACGAAATACCGGTGCCGGTCAGTGTCGTGGTGCAGCAACAATCGGGGACGGGCAACCCGCTGCCGGGGCGGCGTTTGCTGGTGCTGGACAACGAATTGAGCATTCTGGAGAGCATGGCCGCCTTGCTTGGCCAATGGGGCTGCGAAGTGCTCACTGCGAGCGACGAGGCCAGCGCTTATCGCGTGCTCGAAGGTCGGCCGCCGGAGCTGATTCTCGCGGATTTCAACCTTGATCACGGGGTGACCGGCTGCCAGGTCGTCAGAGGCCTGCGTGAATATTTCGGGCAGGAAATACCCGCAGTCATGATTACCGCCGACAGAAGCGATCAATGCCGACGTTCATTGCAGAAACTGGGTGCGCCATTGCTCAATAAACCGGTCAAGCCCGGCAAGTTGCGGGCGGTGTTGAGTCAATTGCTGGGGTAA
- a CDS encoding FAD/NAD(P)-binding oxidoreductase: MSQVHSAVIVGAGPAGIRAAQTLLAHGVTPCLVDEGLRGGGQIYRRQPENFRREPKALYGFEASKAVAVHQTMDQLAAVVDYRPQTLVWNAEDNRLDTLQNRHAGQIDYQNLIVATGATDRILPVPGWTLPGVYSLGAAQIALKYQGCAIGERVVFAGSGPLLYLVAYQYAKAGAKVVAVLDSAPFSAQCRALPALLGQPLTLAKGLYYRAWLTAHGIPVHQGTTLQRIDGEKRVSAVQWQGNAAVKHLECDAVAFAHALRSETQLADLLGCDFHWSPLNRAWLPSRDNAGRSSVKGVYLAGDGAGIMGADAAEMAGELAALTLLADNGHSVDAARVAELQVKLAGIERFRHGLETAFPFPVDWAAKTADETVVCRCEEVSAGDIRAVVEEGHWEMNRVKAMCRVGMGRCQGRMCGLAAAEIVAHSSGRELASIGRLRGQAPIKPLPFGVETSQ; the protein is encoded by the coding sequence ATGAGCCAGGTCCATTCGGCAGTCATCGTCGGTGCCGGTCCTGCCGGTATTCGCGCGGCGCAAACCTTGCTCGCCCATGGCGTAACCCCTTGTCTGGTAGACGAAGGCTTGCGCGGCGGCGGGCAGATTTATCGACGTCAACCGGAGAATTTTCGTCGCGAACCGAAAGCGCTGTATGGCTTTGAAGCCAGCAAGGCGGTTGCCGTGCATCAGACCATGGATCAGTTGGCGGCGGTGGTTGATTACCGTCCGCAAACCCTGGTCTGGAACGCCGAGGACAACCGCCTCGACACCCTGCAGAACCGCCACGCCGGGCAGATCGACTATCAGAACCTGATCGTCGCTACCGGCGCCACGGACCGGATTCTGCCGGTGCCGGGCTGGACGCTGCCGGGCGTGTACAGCCTGGGCGCGGCGCAAATTGCCTTGAAGTATCAAGGCTGCGCCATTGGCGAGCGCGTGGTGTTCGCCGGCAGCGGACCTTTGCTGTATCTGGTGGCTTATCAGTACGCCAAAGCCGGGGCCAAGGTGGTTGCGGTGCTCGACAGCGCGCCTTTTTCTGCCCAATGCCGCGCCCTTCCGGCCTTGCTTGGCCAACCGCTGACCCTCGCCAAAGGCCTGTATTACCGGGCCTGGCTCACCGCGCACGGCATTCCTGTGCATCAAGGCACAACGCTGCAGCGCATTGACGGCGAAAAACGCGTCAGCGCAGTGCAGTGGCAAGGCAACGCAGCGGTTAAACATCTCGAATGCGACGCCGTAGCCTTCGCTCATGCTCTGCGCAGCGAAACGCAACTGGCCGATCTGCTGGGTTGCGACTTCCACTGGAGCCCGCTGAATCGCGCCTGGCTGCCAAGCAGGGACAACGCCGGGCGCAGCAGCGTCAAAGGTGTGTATCTGGCGGGCGATGGCGCCGGAATCATGGGCGCCGACGCTGCGGAAATGGCCGGCGAACTGGCTGCCCTGACATTGCTGGCCGACAACGGCCACAGTGTTGATGCGGCACGCGTCGCTGAACTGCAAGTAAAACTGGCCGGCATCGAACGCTTTCGGCATGGCCTGGAAACTGCTTTCCCCTTCCCCGTCGACTGGGCCGCTAAAACCGCCGACGAAACCGTTGTCTGCCGTTGCGAAGAAGTCAGCGCCGGGGACATTCGCGCTGTCGTCGAAGAGGGTCATTGGGAGATGAATCGGGTCAAGGCCATGTGCCGGGTCGGCATGGGTCGCTGCCAGGGACGTATGTGTGGATTGGCCGCAGCGGAAATCGTCGCGCACAGCAGTGGCCGGGAATTGGCCAGCATCGGGCGTCTGCGCGGGCAGGCACCGATCAAACCCCTGCCGTTCGGTGTGGAGACTTCGCAATGA
- a CDS encoding ABC transporter permease, whose product MSKNGPLALSFHALVVLFMLAPLVVVCLVAFTPENTLSLPTSSFSLRWFRAVFERADFIDSFYNSLILAFVAASLATLIAVPAALAITRYQFPGRNFLNGLFLSPIIIPHLVLGVAMLRLFALMGVNGSFAWLMLAHVVIITPYVLRLVIAAAIGIDRSAEQAAESLGASRFTLFRQITLPMILPGVAGGWLLAFINSFDEVTLSIFVTSPSTQTLPVRMYVYATESIDPMMAAVSALVIALTAATMILLDRVYGLDRVLVGKH is encoded by the coding sequence ATGTCGAAAAACGGTCCTTTGGCCCTGTCGTTTCACGCCCTGGTGGTGCTGTTCATGCTGGCCCCGCTGGTGGTGGTCTGTCTGGTGGCGTTCACCCCGGAAAACACCTTGAGTCTGCCGACGTCGAGCTTCTCCCTGCGCTGGTTTCGCGCGGTGTTCGAGCGCGCCGACTTTATCGATTCGTTCTATAACAGCCTGATTCTGGCCTTCGTTGCGGCTTCCCTGGCGACGCTGATTGCGGTGCCCGCTGCATTGGCGATCACCCGCTATCAGTTTCCGGGGCGCAACTTTCTCAACGGCTTGTTCCTGTCGCCGATCATCATTCCGCACCTGGTGCTGGGTGTGGCGATGCTGCGTCTGTTCGCGCTGATGGGCGTCAACGGCAGCTTTGCCTGGCTGATGCTGGCGCACGTGGTGATCATCACGCCGTATGTGCTGCGTCTGGTGATCGCTGCGGCCATCGGCATTGATCGCAGCGCCGAGCAAGCAGCTGAGTCTCTGGGGGCGAGCCGTTTCACGCTGTTTCGGCAGATTACCTTGCCGATGATTCTGCCGGGTGTCGCCGGGGGTTGGCTGCTGGCGTTCATCAACAGCTTCGATGAAGTCACGTTGTCGATCTTCGTCACCTCGCCTTCCACGCAGACTTTGCCAGTGCGCATGTACGTGTACGCCACTGAATCCATCGATCCGATGATGGCCGCCGTTTCGGCGCTGGTCATCGCGTTGACTGCTGCGACCATGATCCTTCTCGACCGGGTATACGGCCTGGATCGGGTACTGGTCGGCAAACACTAA
- a CDS encoding FAD-dependent oxidoreductase → MSNVIETDALIIGGGIVGASAALALALKGKSVALLERDFCGSHSSGVNYGGVRRQGRPLSQLPLSQRAHAIWSGLHELIGIDGEYQRSGHLKLARSDTDMDALRAYAEASRGFGLELQLLDRQQLRARFPWAGDVAVGASLCADDGHANPRLVSPAFARAAKRAGAQIHEQAKVVDVSHDGQAFTVHTANGLTLRAPWLLNCAGAWAGSLAAQFGEPVPMVSGHPAMLVTEPLPMFMDISTGVEGGGIYARQVARGNCVLGGGQGFALDPARAKSGQAALLEILRNAVELYPPLAGAQAIRTWSGTEGYLPDREPVLGPSIAQPGLLHGFGFAGSGFQIGPAAGEALAEWVCTGQSTIALDAFSIQRFQPPVSVAKQPIPTNVIPLHRGRSLL, encoded by the coding sequence ATGAGCAACGTCATCGAAACCGACGCGCTGATTATCGGCGGCGGCATTGTCGGTGCTTCAGCAGCGCTGGCCCTGGCGCTGAAAGGCAAAAGCGTTGCCTTGTTGGAGCGGGACTTTTGCGGCTCGCATTCCAGTGGGGTGAATTACGGCGGCGTGCGGCGTCAGGGTCGACCCTTGTCGCAACTGCCGTTGTCGCAACGCGCCCACGCCATCTGGAGCGGGCTGCATGAGCTGATCGGCATCGACGGCGAATATCAACGTTCCGGCCACCTCAAACTGGCGCGGAGCGACACGGACATGGACGCGCTGCGCGCCTATGCCGAAGCAAGCCGGGGGTTTGGTCTGGAGCTGCAATTGCTTGATCGCCAACAGCTGCGCGCGCGTTTCCCGTGGGCTGGCGATGTAGCAGTCGGGGCGTCGTTGTGCGCTGACGACGGACACGCCAACCCGCGTCTGGTGTCGCCGGCATTTGCCCGGGCGGCCAAACGCGCCGGAGCGCAGATTCACGAACAGGCCAAGGTCGTCGACGTCAGCCATGATGGCCAGGCGTTTACCGTGCACACCGCGAATGGCCTGACGTTGCGCGCACCGTGGTTGCTCAACTGCGCCGGCGCCTGGGCCGGTTCGCTGGCGGCGCAATTTGGCGAACCGGTGCCGATGGTGTCCGGTCATCCGGCGATGCTGGTCACCGAACCGCTGCCGATGTTCATGGATATCAGCACCGGCGTCGAAGGCGGCGGGATCTACGCCCGCCAGGTCGCCCGGGGCAATTGCGTGCTGGGCGGCGGACAAGGGTTTGCCCTGGACCCGGCCCGGGCCAAATCGGGTCAGGCTGCGCTGTTGGAAATCCTGCGTAACGCCGTGGAGCTTTACCCACCGCTGGCCGGTGCGCAGGCCATCCGCACCTGGAGCGGCACCGAAGGTTACTTGCCGGATCGCGAACCCGTTCTCGGCCCGAGCATTGCCCAGCCAGGTTTGCTGCACGGTTTCGGCTTTGCCGGTTCCGGCTTTCAAATCGGTCCGGCGGCAGGCGAGGCACTGGCCGAATGGGTCTGCACCGGCCAGTCGACAATCGCCCTGGACGCGTTTTCCATTCAACGATTTCAACCACCTGTTTCAGTTGCTAAACAGCCCATCCCGACTAACGTCATCCCATTGCACAGAGGAAGGTCGCTTCTATGA
- a CDS encoding (2Fe-2S)-binding protein, with amino-acid sequence MALLKRLAEQDRPALAFTLDGQPASGLLGDTLLTAVLTSAEHLRGSDFSAEPRAGFCLMGACQDCWVQLDDGRRVRACSTLLEAGLNVSREPGRQL; translated from the coding sequence ATGGCATTGCTCAAACGATTGGCCGAGCAGGATCGCCCGGCCCTGGCCTTCACCCTCGACGGCCAACCGGCCAGCGGCTTGCTGGGCGACACGTTGCTTACCGCCGTATTGACCAGCGCCGAGCATCTGCGCGGCAGCGATTTCAGTGCCGAGCCTCGCGCCGGGTTTTGCCTGATGGGCGCGTGTCAGGATTGCTGGGTGCAACTGGACGACGGTCGCCGGGTGCGCGCCTGCTCGACGTTGCTGGAAGCCGGGCTGAACGTGAGTCGCGAACCGGGGCGGCAGCTATGA
- a CDS encoding histidine kinase dimerization/phosphoacceptor domain -containing protein — translation MKQLNDVPIDPVQLGELEFRELADHAPVMIWRSRPDKRCDWFNERWKSFTGKTQEQLFGYGWAEDVHPDDIEQCMSIYQNAFDARDAYTLSYRLRRTDGQYRWLLGNGAPYYRNGEFAGYFGSCIDITDQREMEEQQRVLLAELNHRVRNNLQLIISLLQISKLRAKGEEAKTLMQTAIARITGVGAVQDELHRSSTGRIDLADYLPKLARNIINAQRRGPSILCAETQSVQVSLQMASNLGLMLNELMGNAVKHCQGGPDSRIGLHLSLLDDRTAQISVIDDGKGFSAETLAEFSQPKGRRAVNLIDALSQRCKAKIVRDNLRPEEGSGARVQLVFAVDNLP, via the coding sequence ATGAAACAGCTAAATGACGTCCCCATTGACCCAGTACAACTGGGTGAACTCGAATTTCGGGAATTGGCTGACCACGCTCCGGTAATGATCTGGCGCTCACGTCCGGACAAACGCTGTGACTGGTTCAACGAGCGCTGGAAGTCCTTCACCGGCAAGACCCAGGAGCAACTGTTCGGCTACGGCTGGGCCGAGGATGTGCATCCCGACGATATCGAACAATGCATGTCCATTTATCAGAATGCCTTCGACGCCCGTGACGCCTACACCCTCTCTTATCGCCTGCGTCGTACCGATGGGCAGTATCGCTGGCTGCTGGGCAACGGAGCTCCGTACTACCGGAACGGCGAATTTGCCGGATATTTTGGCAGTTGCATCGACATTACCGATCAGCGGGAAATGGAGGAACAGCAACGGGTACTGCTGGCCGAACTCAATCACCGGGTCAGAAACAACCTGCAGTTGATCATCAGCCTGCTGCAAATCTCGAAACTGCGCGCCAAGGGCGAAGAAGCCAAGACCCTGATGCAAACCGCCATAGCCCGGATAACCGGCGTCGGTGCGGTTCAGGACGAATTGCATCGCAGCAGCACCGGACGCATCGATCTGGCTGACTATCTACCCAAGCTGGCGCGCAACATTATCAATGCCCAACGTCGCGGTCCATCGATCCTGTGCGCCGAGACCCAATCGGTGCAGGTCTCGCTGCAAATGGCTTCAAACCTGGGGCTGATGCTTAACGAATTGATGGGCAACGCGGTCAAGCATTGCCAGGGCGGCCCCGACAGCCGAATCGGCCTGCACCTTTCCCTGCTGGATGACCGGACGGCGCAGATCAGCGTAATCGACGACGGCAAGGGCTTCAGCGCCGAAACCCTCGCGGAATTTTCCCAGCCCAAGGGCAGGCGCGCCGTCAATCTGATTGACGCCCTTTCGCAACGCTGCAAGGCCAAGATCGTGCGCGACAACCTGAGGCCCGAAGAAGGCAGCGGCGCTCGGGTGCAACTGGTGTTTGCGGTGGATAATCTGCCGTGA
- a CDS encoding ABC transporter substrate-binding protein encodes MKNVKRFAISGLSCLPLAALLASAPAHAEPTLYLGMNGGTMERLYADQVLPAFEKANKVKVVIVPGTSSDILAKVQASKDNPQMHVIFLDDGIMYRAISMGLCDKLQPSSGLADLPAKAKIKDEAAAVSLGVTGLAYNTKMFKENGWSAPTSWMDLADKRYKEKVVFQSLASSTFGLHGFLMFNRIQGGSETDVEPGFKAWPKTVGPNVLEYIASSAKISEMVQTGEAALFPLTPTQVTALKIKGVPVEYAPPKEGGVVLNVAECAIAKNDQPELAQKLAAYLLTPEAQAPALEFGDQIPSNPKTPTTDKTHGQVAAMNKYLETAVTIDWDQVNQLRPEWNARWNRSVER; translated from the coding sequence ATGAAGAACGTCAAACGTTTCGCAATCTCCGGCTTGTCGTGCCTGCCGCTCGCGGCCTTGCTGGCCTCGGCCCCGGCCCACGCCGAACCGACGCTGTACCTTGGCATGAACGGCGGCACCATGGAGCGCCTTTACGCGGATCAGGTGCTGCCTGCGTTCGAGAAAGCCAACAAGGTCAAAGTGGTGATCGTGCCCGGCACCTCGTCGGACATCCTCGCCAAGGTCCAGGCCAGCAAGGATAACCCGCAGATGCACGTGATCTTCCTCGACGACGGGATCATGTACCGCGCCATTTCCATGGGCCTGTGCGACAAGCTGCAACCGAGCTCAGGGTTGGCTGATCTGCCCGCCAAAGCCAAGATCAAGGACGAAGCGGCAGCGGTCAGCCTTGGCGTAACCGGCCTGGCCTATAACACCAAGATGTTCAAAGAGAACGGCTGGAGCGCGCCGACTTCCTGGATGGACCTGGCGGACAAGCGCTACAAGGAAAAGGTCGTGTTCCAGTCACTGGCGTCGTCCACCTTCGGCCTGCATGGCTTCCTGATGTTCAACCGGATTCAGGGCGGCAGTGAAACCGACGTCGAACCCGGCTTCAAGGCCTGGCCGAAAACCGTTGGCCCTAACGTGCTGGAATACATCGCCAGCTCGGCGAAGATTTCCGAGATGGTGCAAACCGGCGAAGCCGCGCTGTTCCCGCTGACGCCTACTCAGGTGACGGCGCTGAAGATCAAAGGCGTGCCAGTGGAATACGCACCGCCCAAGGAAGGCGGCGTGGTGCTGAACGTGGCTGAATGCGCAATCGCCAAAAATGACCAGCCGGAACTCGCGCAAAAACTCGCAGCGTACCTGCTGACCCCGGAAGCACAGGCCCCGGCGCTGGAATTCGGCGACCAGATCCCGTCCAACCCGAAAACCCCAACCACCGACAAGACCCACGGCCAAGTCGCGGCGATGAACAAGTATCTGGAAACCGCCGTGACCATCGACTGGGATCAGGTCAACCAATTGCGCCCCGAGTGGAACGCACGCTGGAATCGTAGTGTGGAGCGGTAG
- the moaA gene encoding GTP 3',8-cyclase MoaA, which translates to MSDRILVDSFARKVDYLRMSVTDRCDFRCVYCMAEEMTFLPRQQILSLEEILQVAERFVALGTRKIRLTGGEPLVRSGIVGLCKNIAALPGLRELCMTTNGSQLEKLAQPLFDAGLSRLNISLDSLDPARFRELTRTGDLSKVIAGIDAANAAGFVHTKLNCVVMQGRNDHEINDLVAFAIERNLDITFIEEMPLGVISEHSRAESFFSSDQVRERIAERYTLIHSTESTQGPSRYWRLAEAPDIRVGFISPHSHNFCATCNRVRLTVEGRLLLCLGNEHSADLKSVLRAHPGKPEKLEKAIIDAMQLKPWSHTFTLDDDVQVVRFMNMTGG; encoded by the coding sequence ATGTCAGACCGAATCCTCGTAGACAGCTTTGCACGCAAGGTAGATTACCTGCGGATGTCCGTGACAGACCGTTGCGACTTCCGTTGCGTGTATTGCATGGCCGAAGAGATGACGTTTTTGCCCCGGCAACAGATCCTGTCCCTGGAAGAAATCCTCCAGGTGGCAGAGCGGTTTGTGGCGTTGGGCACCCGCAAGATTCGCCTGACCGGTGGCGAGCCGCTGGTACGCTCGGGCATCGTCGGCCTGTGCAAGAACATCGCCGCCCTGCCCGGCCTGCGCGAACTGTGCATGACGACCAACGGCTCACAGCTGGAAAAACTCGCCCAGCCGCTGTTCGACGCCGGCCTGTCTCGCTTGAACATCAGCCTCGACAGCCTGGACCCGGCACGTTTTCGCGAACTGACCCGTACCGGCGACTTGAGCAAGGTCATTGCCGGCATCGATGCCGCCAATGCCGCAGGTTTTGTCCACACCAAGCTCAATTGCGTGGTGATGCAGGGTCGTAACGATCACGAAATCAACGATTTGGTGGCGTTCGCCATCGAACGCAATCTGGACATCACGTTCATTGAAGAAATGCCGCTGGGTGTGATCAGCGAACACAGCCGCGCCGAGTCGTTTTTCTCCAGTGACCAGGTCCGGGAAAGGATTGCCGAGCGCTATACCCTGATTCATTCCACCGAATCCACCCAGGGCCCGTCCCGTTATTGGCGCCTGGCCGAGGCGCCGGATATTCGCGTCGGTTTCATCTCTCCGCACAGCCACAATTTCTGCGCCACCTGCAACCGGGTGCGCCTGACTGTCGAGGGTCGACTGTTGCTATGCCTGGGCAACGAGCATTCGGCTGACCTCAAGTCAGTGTTGCGCGCACATCCAGGCAAGCCGGAGAAACTGGAAAAAGCCATCATCGATGCCATGCAGCTCAAGCCGTGGAGCCACACCTTCACCCTTGATGACGATGTGCAGGTCGTACGCTTCATGAACATGACGGGCGGCTGA
- a CDS encoding ABC transporter permease, with protein MSLLTAMRQGGRGYLLSAPALALFVGLLLLPLALTLILSFNVFDYEVGVKSGSYTLANYVSVLTDSYFYEIFLRTFWISALVTLLCVIIGVPEAYILSRMGTPWRSIFLILILTPLLISVVVRAFGWSLLLGADGLINQGIQALGGRPIKMLYTPFAVIIALVHVMLPFMIIPIWTSLQKLDPAAEQAALSLGASQAKVMRLVVLPQVMPGVLSGTLIVFGLSASSFAIPGLLGGRRLKMVATVVYDQYLSELNWPMGATIAVALLLVNLLVMLSWNRMVEGRYKKTLGE; from the coding sequence ATGAGCCTGCTCACCGCCATGCGCCAGGGCGGGCGCGGTTATCTACTATCGGCACCCGCGCTGGCACTGTTCGTCGGCCTGTTGCTGTTGCCGCTGGCCTTGACCTTGATCCTCTCGTTCAACGTTTTCGACTATGAAGTGGGCGTCAAGAGCGGCTCTTACACGCTGGCCAACTACGTCAGCGTCCTCACTGACTCGTACTTCTACGAAATTTTCCTGCGCACCTTCTGGATCAGCGCGCTGGTGACGCTGCTTTGCGTGATTATCGGTGTTCCAGAGGCCTACATCCTGAGCCGCATGGGCACGCCGTGGCGCTCGATTTTCCTGATTCTGATCCTCACGCCGCTGTTGATCTCGGTGGTGGTGCGCGCCTTCGGCTGGAGTCTGCTGCTGGGTGCCGACGGCCTGATCAATCAAGGGATTCAAGCCTTGGGCGGTCGGCCGATCAAGATGCTCTACACGCCGTTCGCCGTGATCATCGCGCTGGTCCACGTGATGCTGCCGTTCATGATCATTCCGATCTGGACATCGTTGCAGAAGCTCGATCCGGCAGCGGAACAAGCAGCGCTTTCCCTTGGCGCATCGCAGGCCAAGGTAATGCGTCTGGTGGTGCTGCCACAGGTGATGCCGGGCGTATTGTCCGGCACGCTGATTGTGTTCGGGTTGTCCGCCAGTTCTTTCGCGATTCCCGGTCTGCTGGGCGGCAGACGCCTGAAGATGGTCGCGACCGTGGTCTACGACCAATACCTCTCGGAATTGAACTGGCCCATGGGCGCGACCATCGCCGTGGCGCTGTTGTTGGTGAACCTGCTGGTCATGCTGTCCTGGAACCGCATGGTCGAAGGCCGCTATAAGAAAACCCTGGGGGAATGA